Proteins co-encoded in one Oxyura jamaicensis isolate SHBP4307 breed ruddy duck chromosome 7, BPBGC_Ojam_1.0, whole genome shotgun sequence genomic window:
- the COPS8 gene encoding COP9 signalosome complex subunit 8, giving the protein MPVAVMAEGAFSFRKLLEQCETQELEAPGGIATPLVYGQLLALYLLHNDMNNARYLWKRIPPAIKSANAELGAVWSVGQRIWQRDFPGIYTTISAHQWSETIQPIMEALRDATRRRAFGLVSQAYTSIVADDFAAFVGLPVEEAVKGVLEQGWQADFSTRMVMPKKPGVLEASFNRFIPSSESAPVPPIPNEQQLARLTDYVAFLEN; this is encoded by the exons atgCCGGTGGCGGTGATGGCGGAGGGCGCCTTCAGCTTCAGGAAGCTCCTGGAGCAGTGCGAGACGCAGGAGCTCGAG GCCCCTGGAGGAATTGCAACACCTCTTGTTTATGGCCAGCTTCTAGCTTTATACCTGTTGCATAATGATAT GAATAATGCACGATATCTTTGGAAAAGAATTCCTCCTGCTATTAAATCT GCAAATGCTGAACTTGGTGCAGTTTGGTCGGTAGGCCAAAGAATCTGGCAAAGAGATTTCCCAGGAATCTATACAACGATCAGTGCACACCAGTGGTCTGAGACTATTCAGCCAATCATGGAAGCACTTAGAG ATGCAACCAGGAGGCGAGCTTTTGGACTGGTTTCTCAAGCATATACGTCAATAGTTGCAGATGATTTTGCAGCCTTTGTTGGGCTTCCTGTAGAAGAAGCTGTGAAAG gTGTGTTAGAACAGGGCTGGCAAGCAGACTTTTCCACTCGTATGGTAATGCCTAAAAAGCCAG GTGTACTGGAAGCTTCCTTTAACAGATTTATTCCTTCATCAG aatCTGCTCCTGTTCCACCAATTCCAAATGAACAGCAGTTGGCCAGATTGACTGATTACGTGGCTTTCCTTGAAAATTGA